One Acidobacteriota bacterium genomic region harbors:
- the glgB gene encoding 1,4-alpha-glucan branching protein GlgB — protein sequence MADRKSSKPPASRKRATRREASKKKNVPPPPEEIAPAESSDEPGATSALDFTETDTYLFREGTHGRLYEKLGAIPTRRDGADGTLFRVWAPAARSVSVIGDFNEWSPKADPMRSLGEPGVWECFVEGASRGDRYKFRVKDADRGRAGDKADPFATAAELPPRTASVIHTSEYSWNDDEWMEKRGPRLERDAPISIYEMHPGSWRRNADGSPLGWSDLAEELVPYLTELGFTHLELLPVTEHPFYGSWGYQTTGYFAPTSRYGSPDDFRRFVDRLHQGGIGVILDWVPSHFPTDAHGLGFFDGTHLYEHADPRLGFHPDWNSFIFNYGRGEVRSFLLSSALYWLHEFHIDGIRVDAVASMLYLDYSREGGNWIPNRYGGRENLDAIHFLRTLNEAVYREVPGVQTIAEESTAWPMVSRPTWLGGLGFGYKWDMGWMHDTLGYMSRDPIHRRFHHNELTFRAMYAWSENYVLPLSHDEVVHGKGSLLRKMPGDEWQRFANLRALYSMMWTQPGKKLLFMGCEIGQWAEWNHDAQLSWPDANDSYRNGLLRFVGKLNTMMREQKALHELDSEPSGFEWIDANDALNSVLSYARKDRDGNRLICVINLTPEPRPEYLLGCPDPGSWRVILNSDEKDLGGSGYPIRTEIESAPIAAHGRYHALLLDLPPLGALVLEKV from the coding sequence ATGGCAGACAGGAAGAGCAGCAAACCGCCCGCGTCGAGAAAGCGGGCAACCAGACGGGAAGCTTCGAAAAAGAAGAACGTCCCACCGCCTCCGGAAGAGATCGCTCCGGCGGAGAGCTCGGACGAGCCGGGCGCCACATCGGCCCTCGACTTCACCGAGACCGACACCTATCTGTTCCGCGAGGGGACCCATGGCCGCCTGTACGAGAAGCTCGGCGCCATACCGACGCGCCGGGATGGCGCCGACGGGACTCTCTTCAGGGTCTGGGCGCCGGCGGCCCGCTCCGTTTCGGTGATCGGGGATTTCAATGAATGGTCGCCCAAAGCAGACCCGATGAGATCGCTCGGAGAGCCCGGCGTATGGGAATGCTTCGTCGAGGGCGCGAGTCGAGGGGATCGCTACAAGTTCCGGGTGAAGGACGCCGACCGAGGACGGGCCGGAGACAAGGCCGACCCTTTCGCGACTGCAGCCGAGCTGCCGCCCCGCACGGCCTCCGTGATCCACACGAGCGAATATTCATGGAACGACGATGAATGGATGGAGAAACGGGGACCACGACTCGAGCGGGACGCGCCGATCTCCATCTACGAGATGCACCCAGGGTCGTGGCGAAGGAACGCCGACGGGAGTCCTCTCGGATGGAGCGATCTCGCCGAAGAGCTCGTTCCCTATCTGACCGAGCTCGGGTTCACCCACCTCGAGCTCCTTCCGGTGACCGAGCATCCGTTCTACGGCTCGTGGGGTTACCAGACGACCGGCTACTTCGCACCGACCAGCCGGTACGGTTCCCCCGACGACTTCCGCAGGTTCGTCGACCGGCTTCATCAGGGAGGGATCGGCGTCATCCTCGACTGGGTGCCGTCGCATTTTCCGACCGACGCCCACGGGCTCGGCTTTTTCGACGGAACCCATCTGTATGAGCACGCCGATCCGCGACTCGGATTCCACCCGGACTGGAACTCGTTCATTTTCAATTACGGCCGGGGCGAGGTTCGCAGCTTCCTTCTCAGCAGCGCTCTGTACTGGCTGCACGAGTTTCATATCGACGGCATTCGAGTCGACGCGGTCGCGTCGATGCTCTACCTCGACTACTCGCGCGAGGGAGGTAACTGGATCCCGAACCGCTACGGCGGTCGCGAAAATCTCGATGCGATCCACTTCCTCCGAACGCTGAATGAAGCGGTCTATCGCGAAGTCCCGGGCGTTCAGACGATCGCCGAGGAATCGACGGCGTGGCCGATGGTCTCGCGGCCGACCTGGCTCGGAGGCCTGGGCTTCGGCTACAAGTGGGACATGGGGTGGATGCACGACACGCTGGGCTACATGAGCCGCGATCCGATCCACCGTCGATTTCATCACAACGAGCTCACCTTCCGCGCGATGTATGCGTGGTCGGAAAACTACGTCCTTCCCCTCTCTCACGACGAAGTCGTCCATGGCAAGGGTTCACTGCTTCGGAAAATGCCGGGGGACGAGTGGCAGCGGTTCGCGAATCTCCGTGCGCTCTACTCGATGATGTGGACCCAGCCCGGCAAGAAGCTGCTCTTCATGGGCTGCGAGATCGGGCAATGGGCCGAATGGAACCACGATGCACAGCTGAGCTGGCCCGATGCGAATGATTCCTACCGGAACGGCTTGCTCCGGTTCGTCGGAAAACTGAATACGATGATGCGAGAGCAGAAGGCGCTTCACGAGCTCGACTCGGAGCCTTCCGGTTTCGAATGGATCGATGCCAACGACGCACTGAACAGTGTTCTGAGCTATGCCCGCAAAGACCGTGACGGGAACCGGCTCATCTGCGTCATCAATCTCACTCCTGAGCCACGGCCGGAATATCTTCTCGGCTGCCCCGATCCCGGTTCGTGGCGCGTCATCCTCAACTCGGACGAGAAGGATCTCGGCGGGTCGGGGTATCCGATCAGGACCGAGATCGAATCCGCACCGATCGCGGCCCACGGCCGCTACCATGCCCTTCTGCTCGACCTCCCGCCCCTCGGTGCGCTCGTGCTCGAGAAGGTCTGA
- a CDS encoding isoprenyl transferase yields the protein MIDVSQIAERGSLEEELLSRIDLSALPRHVAVIMDGNGRWAKSRSLPRVEGHRAGIDAVRDTVETAARLELEVITLYAFSVENWKRPRLEVATLMMLLKEYVRKEIDTLMTNDIRFVPIGRIDGLDPSVQRELEFAVERTAANKGLRFQIALNYGGRAEILDAVNSLIRERRGSSEEVGEEEFSRHLYTGWTPDPDLLIRTSGEMRISNFLLWQIAYAEIWVTKVLWPDFRRRHLLEAIIDYQTRERRYGGVGEVPEDLFTRQ from the coding sequence ATGATCGACGTCAGTCAGATCGCGGAGCGGGGCTCTCTCGAAGAGGAGCTCCTCTCGCGAATCGATCTGAGCGCTCTCCCACGACATGTCGCCGTGATCATGGATGGAAACGGCCGCTGGGCGAAGAGCCGGAGTCTTCCGCGCGTCGAGGGTCACCGAGCGGGCATCGATGCTGTTCGCGACACCGTCGAGACGGCAGCACGACTCGAGCTCGAGGTGATCACGCTCTATGCGTTTTCGGTCGAGAACTGGAAGCGTCCACGGCTCGAGGTTGCGACGCTGATGATGTTGCTCAAGGAGTACGTCCGCAAGGAGATCGATACTCTGATGACCAACGACATCAGGTTCGTACCGATCGGGCGAATCGATGGCCTCGATCCCTCCGTGCAGCGCGAGCTCGAGTTTGCGGTGGAGCGGACCGCAGCCAACAAGGGGCTTCGATTTCAGATCGCGCTCAATTATGGCGGACGGGCCGAGATTCTCGACGCAGTCAATTCGTTGATCCGCGAAAGACGAGGGTCTTCGGAAGAGGTCGGAGAGGAAGAATTCTCCCGGCATCTCTATACAGGATGGACTCCGGATCCCGATCTTCTGATCCGGACGAGCGGCGAGATGCGAATCTCCAATTTTCTCCTCTGGCAGATCGCCTACGCCGAGATCTGGGTGACGAAGGTCCTGTGGCCGGATTTCCGGCGCCGGCATCTGCTCGAGGCCATCATCGATTATCAGACACGCGAGCGCCGCTACGGTGGTGTCGGCGAGGTCCCCGAGGACCTTTTCACGAGACAGTAG
- a CDS encoding zinc ribbon domain-containing protein — MSSDAVMLRCPECRVVREPSAASCTSCGLIFLSTAHPLRRDEDKQRRLSDARKQECPACLARVDEGALRCRHCGEILDPRYRAVRARRLRAQLNYASWVAYLLGVVTLFIFRPVGIIAIGAGLMLSIAYYAIRIDVPSVDSDDDQEEDGRKETGFSSLKRQFGLETVTLQHPRFPALRTAVMGTPLLIAAIGWAFNYSVVQIPANDAISSVARLADIDVNAHLGWFVDPGTLVLDFDKKSEGIGPDDVRESLIVLSRGLERDYERIVVRYQGEDVEIDPATFVALGRASGEELDLLLEGLPGQLAPPRPVPTNRIVLPLR, encoded by the coding sequence ATGAGCTCGGATGCGGTGATGCTCCGCTGTCCCGAATGCCGGGTCGTACGGGAGCCCTCCGCGGCATCCTGCACATCTTGCGGCCTGATTTTTCTGTCGACCGCGCACCCGCTCCGTCGCGACGAGGACAAACAGCGACGGCTCAGCGATGCGCGCAAGCAGGAGTGCCCCGCATGTCTGGCCAGGGTAGACGAAGGCGCACTCCGCTGCCGCCACTGCGGCGAGATTCTCGATCCGCGATACCGGGCGGTCCGAGCCAGGCGGCTGCGCGCGCAGCTCAACTATGCGAGCTGGGTCGCCTATCTCCTCGGAGTCGTCACACTTTTCATCTTTCGTCCCGTCGGAATCATCGCCATCGGCGCGGGGCTGATGCTTTCGATCGCCTACTACGCCATCCGCATCGATGTGCCTTCCGTCGACTCCGATGACGACCAGGAGGAGGATGGGCGAAAGGAAACCGGATTCTCGAGCCTGAAGCGTCAATTCGGTCTCGAGACCGTCACCCTGCAGCACCCCAGATTCCCTGCGCTCAGAACGGCGGTCATGGGAACACCGCTTCTCATCGCGGCAATCGGGTGGGCATTCAACTATTCGGTCGTCCAGATTCCTGCGAACGATGCGATTTCATCAGTTGCCAGACTCGCCGACATCGACGTCAATGCTCACCTCGGATGGTTCGTCGATCCCGGAACGCTCGTTCTCGACTTCGACAAGAAGAGCGAGGGCATCGGCCCCGATGACGTCCGCGAGAGCCTGATCGTCCTCTCCAGAGGTCTCGAGCGAGACTACGAGCGAATCGTCGTCCGCTATCAGGGCGAGGACGTGGAGATCGATCCGGCGACCTTCGTCGCGCTCGGCCGCGCTTCAGGAGAGGAGCTCGATCTGCTACTCGAAGGTCTTCCGGGACAGCTCGCTCCGCCACGGCCGGTCCCGACGAATCGGATCGTCCTCCCTCTCAGATGA
- a CDS encoding metallophosphoesterase translates to MNVLVLLLLGLLAVAGNARIGLFSLNRLVFAEKHESDRLRIGLIAIPVALTVLLPLYWFFYSGVRTGRMGPLAIAGAVWVALTVATGVYWLIDRSWYNFHPPTVGGVIANPSERVHIREGHVQSKGLRALGIHNDVYDLEITSHDVVIPDLPPSFEGYEIAFMTDTHVTGFMREDFYRRCVEEIIARDVDLVLLGGDFVTWKADIELMARVLLIDLRAKDGVWAVLGNHDYWTDADAVVAAMTARGVRFLVNRSTRITRGPDVIDLIGIDELYRGTPDIEATFRSVPGNRPCIGVSHHPDIAGHIENQRVDLLLAGHTHGGQIRLPFLGAIVVPSKHEALYASGFHRENQVLLYVSRGLGAVPPVRILCPPELATFRLVSERRAGSDEGPTDLLLRPERRA, encoded by the coding sequence ATGAACGTGCTGGTGCTGCTGCTGCTCGGGTTGCTCGCGGTCGCCGGCAACGCGCGGATCGGTCTCTTCTCGCTCAACCGTCTCGTCTTCGCGGAGAAACACGAAAGCGACCGGCTCAGGATCGGACTGATCGCCATCCCGGTCGCGCTGACCGTCCTCCTCCCTCTTTACTGGTTCTTTTACAGCGGCGTTCGCACCGGCCGGATGGGCCCGCTCGCAATTGCAGGAGCCGTCTGGGTCGCGCTGACCGTCGCCACCGGCGTCTACTGGCTGATCGATCGGTCCTGGTACAACTTCCATCCTCCGACGGTCGGCGGCGTCATCGCGAATCCATCCGAGCGGGTTCACATCCGGGAGGGGCACGTTCAGTCGAAGGGCCTCCGAGCACTCGGAATCCACAACGACGTCTACGATCTCGAGATCACCTCACACGATGTCGTCATCCCGGATCTTCCTCCGTCGTTCGAGGGCTACGAGATCGCCTTCATGACCGATACACACGTCACCGGATTCATGCGCGAGGACTTCTACCGGCGATGCGTCGAGGAGATCATCGCCCGGGACGTCGACCTCGTGCTCCTCGGTGGAGACTTCGTGACCTGGAAGGCCGACATCGAGCTGATGGCCCGGGTGCTTCTGATCGACCTGCGCGCGAAAGACGGGGTCTGGGCAGTTCTCGGAAATCACGATTACTGGACCGACGCCGATGCGGTCGTCGCCGCGATGACCGCGCGGGGTGTCCGCTTCCTCGTCAACCGATCGACCAGAATCACGCGAGGACCGGACGTCATAGATCTGATCGGGATCGACGAGCTCTATCGCGGCACGCCCGACATCGAAGCGACTTTCCGAAGCGTACCCGGTAACCGTCCCTGCATCGGTGTCTCGCACCATCCCGACATCGCCGGGCATATCGAGAACCAGCGCGTCGACCTCCTCCTCGCCGGCCACACTCATGGCGGGCAGATCCGCCTTCCATTTCTCGGAGCGATCGTCGTTCCCTCGAAGCACGAAGCACTCTACGCATCCGGATTTCACAGGGAGAATCAGGTTCTCCTCTACGTCAGCCGCGGCCTCGGAGCCGTTCCGCCGGTGAGGATCCTTTGTCCGCCGGAGCTCGCGACGTTCCGCCTCGTCAGCGAACGGCGAGCCGGGAGTGACGAGGGTCCGACCGACCTGCTGCTGAGACCGGAGCGGCGGGCCTGA